From one Enterobacter kobei genomic stretch:
- the flgK gene encoding flagellar hook-associated protein FlgK, with protein MSSLINSAMSGLTAAQAALNTASNNISSYNVAGYTRQTTVLAAANSTLGAGGWTGNGVYVSGVQREYDSFITNQLRAAQTQSSGLTTRYEQMSKIDDMLSGKTNTLAATLQDFFTSLQTLTSNAEDPAARQTLLGKADGLVNQFKVTDEYLRDQDKQVNLSITSSVDQINNYTKQIATLNDQISRLTGVGAGASPNDLLDQRDQLVSELNKIVGVEVSVQDGGTYNLTMANGYTLVQGSNSRQLAAVQSSADPARTTVAYVDATAGNIEIPEKLLTSGSLGGLLTFRSTNLDQTRNTLGQLALSFADAFNTQHKAGFDANGDAGTDFFNIGSPTALSNSKNTSGTTLNPAVADSTKVQATDYKVAFTSTGWQVTRLSDNTAFNVTPDTTDGTLNFDGLKIGVSGTPQVNESFTVKPVSNAIVNMKLAITDESKIALAKTATGGDSDNRNGQALLDLQKSKVVGGNKSFNDAYASLVSTVGSTTATLKTSSTTQNNVVTQLSNQQQSISGVNLDEEYGNLQRYQQYYLANAQVLQTASTLFDALLNIR; from the coding sequence ATGTCCAGCTTGATCAACAGCGCCATGAGCGGGCTTACCGCAGCTCAGGCTGCACTGAATACCGCCAGTAATAACATCTCCAGTTATAACGTGGCGGGCTATACCCGTCAGACGACGGTCCTTGCGGCAGCAAACAGCACGCTGGGCGCGGGTGGCTGGACTGGCAACGGCGTGTATGTGTCGGGCGTCCAGCGTGAATATGATTCGTTCATCACTAACCAGTTGCGTGCAGCACAAACCCAGAGCAGCGGTCTGACCACGCGCTATGAGCAGATGTCAAAAATTGACGATATGCTCTCCGGGAAAACCAACACCCTGGCGGCGACGCTACAGGATTTCTTCACCAGCTTACAGACGCTGACCAGCAACGCCGAAGATCCGGCAGCCCGTCAGACGTTGCTGGGTAAAGCCGATGGCCTGGTAAACCAGTTCAAGGTGACCGATGAGTATCTGCGCGACCAGGATAAGCAGGTTAACCTGTCTATTACCTCCAGCGTTGATCAAATCAATAATTACACCAAGCAGATCGCCACCCTTAACGATCAGATTTCCCGTCTGACCGGCGTGGGCGCGGGTGCGTCACCAAACGATCTGCTCGATCAGCGCGACCAGTTGGTCAGCGAACTGAACAAGATTGTCGGTGTGGAAGTGAGCGTGCAGGACGGCGGCACCTATAACCTGACGATGGCGAATGGTTATACGCTGGTGCAGGGCAGCAATTCCCGCCAGCTGGCCGCCGTGCAGTCATCCGCTGATCCGGCGCGTACCACTGTCGCGTACGTTGATGCCACCGCGGGCAACATTGAAATCCCGGAAAAACTGCTCACCAGCGGTTCCCTGGGCGGCCTGCTGACCTTCCGTTCTACCAACCTCGACCAGACCCGTAACACGCTGGGACAGCTGGCGCTGAGCTTTGCGGATGCGTTCAACACTCAGCACAAAGCGGGTTTTGACGCCAATGGCGATGCAGGTACCGATTTCTTTAATATCGGCAGCCCGACGGCACTGAGCAACAGCAAAAACACCAGCGGCACGACGTTGAACCCGGCCGTGGCCGACAGCACTAAAGTGCAGGCGACCGACTATAAAGTGGCTTTCACCAGCACTGGCTGGCAGGTGACGCGTCTGTCCGATAACACCGCTTTTAACGTCACTCCGGACACCACTGACGGCACACTGAACTTTGATGGTCTGAAGATTGGCGTATCAGGTACACCGCAGGTCAATGAGAGCTTCACCGTCAAACCGGTAAGCAACGCCATCGTTAACATGAAGCTGGCGATCACCGACGAATCCAAAATCGCTCTCGCGAAAACCGCGACCGGCGGCGACAGCGACAACCGTAACGGTCAGGCGCTGCTGGATCTGCAAAAAAGCAAAGTGGTCGGCGGCAACAAAAGTTTTAACGATGCTTACGCCTCGCTGGTCAGTACCGTCGGCAGCACCACGGCGACGCTGAAAACCAGCAGCACCACGCAGAACAACGTGGTGACGCAGTTAAGCAATCAGCAGCAGTCTATCTCTGGCGTCAACCTTGATGAAGAGTACGGCAACCTGCAACGCTACCAGCAATATTATCTCGCCAACGCACAGGTATTGCAGACAGCCAGCACGCTGTTTGATGCGTTGCTGAACATACGCTAA